One genomic region from Anthonomus grandis grandis chromosome 1, icAntGran1.3, whole genome shotgun sequence encodes:
- the LOC126743354 gene encoding uncharacterized protein LOC126743354 has protein sequence MAHKIREMVQGDGIAPGFNDARWGLYPPVTPGLRLSVVTSREPEKGGSLPPGPRGDNLIKNLNPRWGARSKDAWLDRGLAATELGKPGGRDDPLRRGLSGAGVRKYLRFLHEGISPEEARKKVLDDKEKRKEEQPPQTSKASPKKNPQGKRGSDFISPQQKKGEKKQRTGDDPRVMKTSKSANIAGQATSYAKAAKLIRIGVLPEDYPEATLTSEQLTDVEEAVVSEMINSTTKGLQFSGIHFRSGMILVDCESEQTAEWLAQMAPRLKEWKGPALVAKRGEDIPKAHTISLFLPRSKGQDTTALLKLIGVQNPEISTETWKVISAKGNGHGQVLSVGIDTKSADSIQAKGYTIHYRFGQIPVSGLRKQEKAKDKKMELDPSTSASTSSEPVANENTSTATETQETEGMDLDLNVNPTTSAEENVISSEEEDRLLGPNVDHQGDGPDGPDKS, from the exons ATGGCCCATAAAATTCGGGAAATGGTTCAGGGAGACG GGATTGCACCAGGTTTTAACGATGCCAGGTGGGGCCTGTACCCACCTGTTACACCAGGTCTCCGGCTGTCCGTGGTCACGTCTCGCGAGCCGGAGAAAGGGGGGTCTTTGCCGCCCGGACCAAGAGGAGACAACCTCATCAAAAACCTAAATCCAAGATGGGGAGCCAGGTCGAAGGATGCGTGGCTAGATAGAGGACTAGCCGCAACTG AACTGGGAAAGCCTGGGGGAAGGGACGATCCACTAAGGCGTGGACTTAGTGGTGCAGGCGTCAGGAAATACCTACGCTTTCTTCACGAGGGCATATCACCCGAAGAAGCGAGGAAAAAAGTCCTAGACGAcaaggaaaaaagaaaggaagAACAACCTCCTCAAACTTCCAAGGCATCGCCTAAGAAAAACCCCCAAGGTAAGAGGGGAAGTGACTTCATCTCACCCCAACAAAAAAAGGGGGAAAAGAAGCAAAGAACCGGTGACGATCCCCGGGTAATGAAGACGAGCAAGTCTGCAAACATAGCAGGGCAAGCCACCAGCTATGCAAAAGCGGCAAAGCTCATCAGAATCGGAGTATTGCCGGAGGACTACCCTGAGGCAACTCTAACCTCCGAACAACTCACAGATGTGGAGGAAGCAGTCGTATCAGAAATGATCAACAGCACAACAAAGGGCCTGCAGTTCTCAGGTATTCATTTTCGCTCGGGAATGATACTTGTGGACTGCGAGTCGGAGCAGACAGCAGAATGGCTGGCTCAGATGGCACCTAGGTTGAAGGAATGGAAAGGGCCAGCGCTGGTAGCGAAAAGAGGAGAGGACATCCCAAAAGCGCATACCATCAGCCTTTTTCTTCCACGGAGCAAAGGGCAAGACACCACAGCTCTCCTGAAACTCATTGGAGTACAGAATCCAGAGATCTCCACCGAGACCTGGAAAGTAATAAGCGCCAAAGGAAATGGCCACGGTCAAGTGCTTTCTGTTGGGATCGACACCAAATCTGCGGATAGCATCCAGGCAAAGGGATACACTATCCACTACAGGTTTGGGCAAATCCCCGTATCTGGCCTCAGAAAGCAGGAGAAGGCAAAGGACAAAAAGATGGAGCTTGATCCATCCACTTCAGCCTCTACCTCCTCCGAGCCAGTCGCCAATGAGAACACCTCTACGGCGACTGAAACACAAGAGACCGAGGGCATGGACCTCGATCTCAATGTCAACCCGACCACTTCCGCTGAGGAGAATGTCATCAGCAGCGAAGAAGAAGATAGGCTTCTGGGACCTAATGTAGACCATCAGGGGGACGGACCGGATGGCCCTGACAAATCATAA